The following proteins are co-located in the Camelina sativa cultivar DH55 chromosome 12, Cs, whole genome shotgun sequence genome:
- the LOC104730051 gene encoding ATP synthase subunit b', chloroplastic-like, which yields MAANSIMASSKPLISLSSNQQPTRVQIPKFTKLSQIPKSLASSSDDLRSKALSLSSATAKSLALIAAFAPPSMAEAMEKAQLFDFNLTLPIIVVEFLFLMFALDKVYYSPLGNFMDQRDASIKEKLASVKDTSTEVKELDEKAAAVMRAARAEIAAALNKMKKETQVEVEAKLAEGRQKVEAELQEALTSLEKQKEETIKALDSQIATLSEDIVKKVLPS from the exons ATGGCTGCTAACTCGATTATGGCATCCTCCAAACCCCTAATCTCCCTCTCCTCCAACCAACAACCAACCCGAGTCCAAATTCCCAAATTCACCAAACTCTCCCAAATCCCTAAATCCCTCGCTTCCTCCTCCGACGATCTCCGTAGCAAAGCTCTGTCACTCTCTTCCGCCACAGCCAAATCCCTAGCTCTAATCGCCGCTTTCGCTCCTCCGTCGATGGCCGAGGCGATGGAGAAAGCACAGCTTTTCGATTTCAACCTCACGCTTCCGATCATCGTCGTTGAGTTTCTCTTCCTGATGTTTGCGTTAGACAAGGTTTACTACTCTCCGCTTGGTAACTTCATGGATCAGAGAGACGCTTCGATTAAAGAGAAGCTCGCGAGTGTTAAGGACACTTCGACTGAGGTGAAGGAGCTTGATGAGAAAGCTGCTGCTGTGATGAGAGCTGCTAGGGCTGAGATCGCTGCTGCGCTTaacaagatgaagaaggagactcag GTTGAGGTTGAGGCGAAGCTAGCTGAAGGAAGGCAGAAGGTGGAGGCGGAGCTACAAGAAGCTTTGACGAGCTTGGAGAAGCAGAAGGAAGAAACCATTAAAGCTTTGGATTCTCAGATCGCTACTCTCAGTGAAGACATTGTCAAGAAGGTCCTTCCttcttaa
- the LOC104730049 gene encoding UDP-N-acetylglucosamine/UDP-glucose/GDP-mannose transporter-like — protein sequence MRNTNPVLPVSDPPLSGEDDIDGKGVDDRLFKGSAMTKRGAYAALSYMACAVMLVLFNKAALSSYEFPCVNVITLFQMVSSSLFLYALRRRRIISFTAADSFSIDNASTFVPLKTLLHTLPLAISYLLYMLASMASVRGVNVPMYTTLRRTTVAFTMVIEYMLTGQRYTRSIIGSVGVIILGALFAGARDLSFDFYGYGVVFLANIATAVYLATIARTGKSSGLNSFGLMWCNGIICGPILMIWTFICGDLEKTINFPHLLSPGFMVVLLCSCVLAFFLNYSIFLNTTLNSALTQTICGNMKDLFTVGLGWMVFGGLPFDLMNVIGQILGFFGSGLYAYYKIIGR from the exons ATGAGGAATACTAACCCTGTTCTTCCGGTTTCCGATCCTCCTCTCTCCGGCGAGGATGATATCGACGGTAAAGGTGTCGACGATCGGCTTTTTAAAGGATCCGCCATGACCAAACGTGGCGCTTACGCCGCTCTTTCTTATATGGCCTGTGCTG TTATGCTGGTGCTGTTCAATAAAGCAGCTCTATCTTCCTACGAGTTCCCGTGTGTAAACGTTATCACGTTATTCCAG ATGGTTTCCTCTAGCTTGTTTTTATATGCTTTGAGGCGCAGGAGGATCATCTCTTTCACAGCTGCTGattctttttctattgataATGCCTCGACTTTTGTGCCATTGAAGACATTGCTTCACACCCTTCCTCTAGCAATTTCCTATCTTCTGTACATG CTAGCTTCTATGGCATCTGTTAGAGGGGTAAATGTTCCCATGTATACCACGCTTAGACGTACTACGGTGGCATTTACTATGGTGATTGAGTACATGCTCACAGGTCAGAGATATACTCGGTCTATCATTGGAAG TGTCGGCGTCATCATACTTGGCGCATTGTTTGCTGGAGCTAGGGACTTGTCGTTTGACTTTTATGGGTATGGTGTTGTTTTCTTAGCCAACATAGCAACAGCAGTATATCTAGCAACCATTGCCCGGACTG GGAAGTCAAGTGGCTTGAATAGCTTTGGCCTTATGTGGTGCAATG GAATCATATGTGGACCAATATTGATGATTTGGACATTTATTTGCGGTGACTTGGAGAAGACAATTAACTTTCCTCATCTTTTATCTCCTGGTTTCATG GTTGTGTTACTCTGCTCGTGTGTGCTGGCTTTCTTCTTAAACTACAGCATTTTCCTTAACACCACTCTCAACTCGGCTCTCACGCAGACAATTTGTGGCAATATGAAG GATCTATTCACGGTTGGACTAGGCTGGATGGTCTTTGGTGGACTCCCATTTGACCTG ATGAATGTGATTGGACAGATTCTTGGTTTCTTTGGGTCTGGTTTATATGCATATTATAAGATCATTGGGAGGTAA
- the LOC104730050 gene encoding uncharacterized protein LOC104730050, giving the protein MDVPRRSFAASLSPLRLIDGLPRRRSFNYNQMPEEPIKLTVLKLDGSSFGIQVLKTATVGELKMAVEAAFAHLPITGPGKISWPHVWGQFCLCFEDKRLINEAEYLIEFGIKDGDQLRFIRHISNYCMLMVKQKSKTPRVSSLKQLKLFSTKPETRKMKVREGQEDGVVDSIPRILQPSFLATVLGGWLSHKSTTPSPSQGGTKHRNMTASRVFNKLIARFRFKCYSEKDVWNRKKLISET; this is encoded by the exons atGGACGTTCCACGCCGCTCTTTCGCTGCGTCTCTCTCGCCTCTCCGGCTGATCGATGGACTCCCGCGTCGGAGGAGTTTCAATTATAATCAAATGCCTGAAGAGCCCATCAAACTCACTGTTCTCAAGCTTGATGGATCTTCCTTTG GTATTCAAGTGTTGAAGACAGCCACAGTAGGGGAGCTTAAGATGGCTGTAGAAGCTGCTTTTGCTCACTTGCCTATCACAGGCCCTGGCAAGATCTCTTG GCCGCATGTTTGGGGACAATTCTGCTTATGTTTTGAAGATAAAAGATTGATTAACGAGGCTGAGTACCTTATTGAATTTGGCATTAAAGACGGAGATCAG CTTCGATTTATCCGCCATATCTCAAACTACTGCATGTTGATGGTGAAGCAGAAGAGCAAGACACCACGTGTTTCTTCTTTGAAACAACTCAAACT GTTCTCAACCAAACCCGAAACCCGGAAAATGAAGGTAAGGGAAGGTCAAGAAGACGGTGTTGTTGACTCCATCCCTCGGATCCTCCAACCAAGCTTTCTAGCGACTGTATTAGGAGGTTGGCTCTCTCACAAGTCGACAACGCCAAGTCCAAGTCAAGGAGGTACTAAACACAGAAACATGACCGCCAGTAGAGTTTTTAACAAACTCATCGCAAGGTTTCGTTTCAAGTGTTATTCCGAAAAAGATGTATGGAACAGAAAAAAACTCATCTCCGAAACATAA